The Leptospira barantonii genome includes a region encoding these proteins:
- a CDS encoding LA_3334 family protein, whose translation MFNYQFSSRKSTLFALLLFSSWFGTSTIDPAEIILKDGSAFIGKLQEESDIRVKFLWKEKSYEIPRKDLASIDPTKNGSDTSYHYTSFQLKDGSTIKGIVAEDSDKELMIKTDLGFIHIDKNKIRSSDAPETLNPVLNPKYLNTGDKNWNHKIGFSIQALANGSPLGASNPATFGGAFYLEPAFFELLKFRPGIRLEYQVSNSNISNYTFLNQFFYFNRSYRIGESLIWDFYSNIGIGSSTVQYSGNGQKLSGTNPAVYFEIGWQGLQIRSVVFRTGIRSTCIFESTGQVCNAGIEFGALLIL comes from the coding sequence ATGTTCAACTACCAGTTTTCCTCTCGTAAAAGCACGTTATTTGCTCTTCTTCTATTTTCCTCATGGTTTGGCACCTCAACGATTGATCCCGCAGAAATCATCCTGAAGGACGGCTCAGCGTTCATTGGTAAACTCCAAGAAGAATCCGACATTCGAGTAAAATTCCTTTGGAAGGAAAAGAGTTATGAAATTCCGAGGAAGGATCTTGCTTCAATCGATCCTACAAAAAATGGATCAGACACCTCTTATCACTACACTTCTTTCCAATTAAAGGACGGTAGCACCATCAAGGGCATTGTCGCTGAAGATTCAGATAAGGAATTGATGATCAAAACTGATCTAGGCTTTATACATATAGATAAGAACAAGATTCGATCTTCCGATGCACCCGAAACTCTCAATCCTGTTTTAAATCCTAAGTATTTAAACACAGGTGATAAAAACTGGAATCACAAAATTGGATTCTCCATTCAAGCATTAGCGAATGGCTCTCCGCTTGGAGCTTCTAATCCGGCTACCTTCGGCGGCGCATTTTATTTAGAACCCGCTTTCTTTGAACTACTTAAATTTAGACCAGGAATTCGCTTAGAATATCAAGTATCCAACTCGAATATATCGAATTACACTTTTCTAAATCAGTTCTTTTACTTCAATCGCTCATATCGCATTGGAGAAAGTTTAATCTGGGATTTCTATTCTAATATTGGAATCGGTTCATCGACCGTACAATATTCCGGCAACGGCCAGAAACTTTCGGGAACGAATCCAGCAGTTTATTTTGAAATCGGATGGCAAGGCCTACAAATCAGATCGGTTGTGTTTCGAACCGGAATTCGTTCAACTTGCATTTTTGAATCCACTGGTCAAGTCTGCAATGCTGGTATTGAATTCGGAGCTTTATTGATCTTATGA
- a CDS encoding RHS repeat-associated core domain-containing protein, whose translation MKFNSPIFTRVSILKVVLALIIAFSSIAAFPFLQMFSLSGPSSETGIPQPLPEIVVDSFGALNASIPIQVPKGTKDVTPSIELQYNSFQNDGLVGGGWDLSGILTISIDPSKGIHNDGNDAYVSFAGKLIQTSSNVYHTKIESFFQFKKLSDSWVAQDRNGTSYYFGEDASTENPNSNATIRNLSGNSRIWALNRVRDLHGNGYSIKYQPYSSSNGTPIPDRIEYNQGNTVILFEIEDRTDAVESNFLNIQAKLTKRIRSISVTQKQDNGSVVEAERYMLTYDNNLFDKKNRLAGVDRKNYGPIAFNYNNDSPTAGSTSKSSPSAIDMSYRFENSSIKSDCDFAALVCACSADATCMAVSGGFAGLACWGYMDSIGDMCVNGMVGSQTFLATFDPKKAPEPVWISGNKKSNQLVRYDSSNPGATSPIGGKTFTFNEKSKVFQGDIDGDLISDFVALENDNLELNVSLSLTGANFNPISISTILKSNPNSYQGLVDLNADGKSDFIQTDTSNNFLIYLATGGSLSINPIVLSIPGIGSSFRQFVDMDNDGIADYVRMTDNPDGSKNLSISFLRYSGGSFSVRTTTSSYIGVAGTEGDRFLSDSNGDGYLDLITFSADNNLYVYLSDGHVVRSPLAFPVSYTTPYYEVSSSIANSKRYSMRDMNWDGAADRISLVNNGFQIDLYNPSTSSFDTTFEVSNDGTQVKQFDVNWDGTLDSVSFYTFFFNGTGFHVKNGSDDSNTDVVFDYNETVPVPPNPALMASDSAKVYSNFVNTKTFADVDGDAKADFIRFQSGTIYVSYSRSKNNGLFYSNGGDVSFQAASFSVAMDTNLDGRSDFIGFRGSMRNLVNDTFVNNLHSFERNQTAHSNALNIDYVEPSYSKKISQGLLTEISSIQEKGIQINYANTYDSSNSSVVNAINTSSIGAFLKPNLTSYSVATNVYTQVADGLGESESYVFENGRTYIQDQDNRSMMGFAKITISETLTGRKNISQYQGANPNFVGIETKRDEYLNNQLISTATFVYGQVSSPFGTINIRKNQDISTKYQNGAALSTLQADYTYDAYNNVLSKVIQIDADTSLTLREDSTYFVSLSDWVLGEVAQFQKSQGGNLSSQTEFVYSNHLITDRKTLIKPSTTEYAVQTFLSYDSFGNPTSIRDPNGNISLLEYDAITHNYITKTTDSTGLQTSRIYDYIFGKELSAIDANGNRSENLYDYFGRLIGVKYSGESDWSEVVEYIQTGSPAGEKVKRTIHDLKTGDSWTQESHDAFGRTIKTEKLIADAIVFSQDTVFNSNGSIRSKNEPYLGTAPFLTTVYTYDTENNVVKSSDTSGKITDISYSGYDTTTIVSVNGTQIDSLTETKNQLNQVLSKVRNGKTIKYSYNPQGSIAKITDPQGLNTVISYDLLGNKLNQTNPDTGVTTFINSPTGTVLEQRNANGSFSTYQYDSADRLTKIIGHHSNGTTQSVQFTYDESSSGNGKGKLTSVMDSIGKTEFQYDTRGNQTKIKKTLNQEDLTLIFLKDYDLGNRVTSVTYPDGTVIHNNYTVSGYLTSVTMDTADGSSIGHSVVNYAGPLMEGGKFKVLRNVGNGVQTNIYFDPIFRRPTEVISGLDSDIYESLKYEYDLAGNITKIEDLRNPGRTQIFQYDQFNRIVNSNGKYGTEEYQYSDDGNLIKKGANNYSYSGANSHAVTQINSPQGNQLYSYDNSGLMTNRDGDTLEYDPMGKLQRILTKDSEVMTFDYDYKGSRLRKSKQSDSSSVISIDGLYEISFRPGFTPLHTIYIKGIEDEVVAQIGLQNVSLLSDANFSSKETEFAAFALSPKDSICKGISIDCLQYFKNRIVSEANYPIALRWVFDIRDGKIGNKFRLGILSLFGVFVICFVGWVLYGTPKFRNLKPIDAGVTPILILSVFMSFNFFSCGILPGTGSKNGDPPWIALPSTIPVDTPSVSNPGTSGGSNLGGSPVPGMIFFHPNHLGSITMATNGVGKPISGGSAIGTSYVSYKPYGEILRTDSYGPDAFRYKYSGQEEDKETGLLFYKSRYYDPNLGRFLQADSHLDSESIVGSNLFMYVNGNPMQYNDPTGNNAWIHMFNRIVGHMLGKSFGKSGLNKIGHNFSHGIYNSMAKASNWIAARVSVKSWLRPIIRDKMVKDSQKTFIRQTAREIQNLAIWTVATGNYQMGQTIFNEILLPSIQNGIITNWVILPIAANFLTNQVGSHLNEIVTSSSAAGILTGSAWVGGLVLTYRVTTLAIHYYNMYRDFAKFQELNKNVSTLTCLEKNKSNSAICFL comes from the coding sequence ATGAAATTTAACTCACCGATTTTTACCCGTGTAAGTATTCTTAAAGTTGTTCTCGCTCTCATAATTGCTTTTTCAAGTATCGCCGCTTTTCCATTTTTACAGATGTTCTCTCTTTCTGGTCCAAGTTCGGAAACGGGGATTCCCCAGCCTCTTCCTGAGATAGTCGTTGATTCTTTCGGAGCCTTGAATGCTTCCATTCCGATTCAAGTTCCCAAAGGAACCAAAGACGTAACTCCATCCATTGAGTTGCAGTATAATTCTTTTCAAAACGACGGATTGGTGGGTGGCGGTTGGGATCTATCAGGTATCTTAACGATTTCAATCGATCCATCAAAAGGAATTCACAATGATGGAAATGATGCTTATGTTAGCTTTGCTGGTAAGTTAATTCAAACTTCGAGTAATGTTTATCATACTAAAATTGAATCGTTTTTCCAATTTAAGAAATTATCCGATTCTTGGGTAGCTCAGGATCGCAATGGTACAAGTTATTATTTTGGGGAAGACGCTTCGACCGAAAACCCTAATTCAAATGCAACAATTCGAAACCTAAGCGGGAATTCCAGAATATGGGCCCTCAATCGTGTGAGAGATTTGCATGGTAATGGTTACAGTATAAAATATCAACCTTATAGTTCTTCAAACGGAACGCCAATCCCAGATAGAATCGAATACAACCAAGGTAATACAGTCATTCTATTTGAAATTGAAGATCGGACTGATGCGGTAGAATCTAATTTCTTGAATATCCAAGCTAAGTTGACGAAGAGAATTCGATCAATCTCTGTTACACAAAAACAAGACAATGGATCTGTCGTTGAAGCAGAGAGATATATGCTTACTTATGATAATAATCTATTTGATAAAAAAAATCGGCTTGCGGGTGTAGATCGTAAAAACTACGGACCCATTGCGTTCAATTATAATAACGATTCACCGACAGCTGGCTCCACATCGAAGTCCTCTCCTTCGGCGATCGACATGAGTTATCGTTTCGAAAACTCGTCTATCAAGTCGGATTGTGATTTTGCAGCTTTAGTATGCGCTTGTTCCGCCGATGCGACTTGTATGGCCGTCTCAGGTGGATTTGCTGGGTTGGCTTGCTGGGGTTATATGGATTCCATTGGCGATATGTGTGTTAACGGAATGGTAGGGTCTCAGACCTTCCTCGCAACTTTTGATCCCAAGAAAGCCCCCGAGCCAGTATGGATTTCAGGTAATAAAAAGAGCAACCAACTTGTACGCTATGATAGCTCCAATCCCGGTGCGACATCGCCGATCGGTGGAAAGACGTTTACTTTCAATGAAAAGTCGAAAGTTTTTCAGGGAGACATTGATGGGGATCTTATCTCAGACTTTGTTGCATTAGAGAATGATAATTTAGAATTAAATGTAAGTCTAAGTTTAACTGGTGCGAATTTTAATCCAATTAGTATTTCGACAATTCTAAAATCCAATCCAAATTCCTATCAAGGGCTTGTTGATCTCAATGCGGATGGGAAGAGTGATTTTATTCAAACTGATACTTCTAATAATTTCCTAATCTATTTGGCAACGGGCGGAAGCTTAAGTATAAATCCGATCGTGCTTAGTATTCCAGGAATTGGTTCTTCCTTTCGGCAATTTGTCGATATGGACAATGATGGAATTGCTGATTACGTTAGAATGACGGATAATCCAGATGGAAGTAAAAATTTAAGTATTTCTTTTCTACGATATAGTGGCGGGAGCTTTTCTGTTAGGACAACTACATCCAGTTATATTGGTGTGGCGGGAACGGAAGGGGATCGATTTCTTTCTGATTCCAATGGAGACGGCTATTTAGATCTAATTACATTCTCAGCTGATAATAATCTCTATGTTTATTTATCCGACGGTCATGTTGTAAGATCTCCATTAGCTTTTCCTGTTAGTTATACGACGCCTTATTACGAAGTATCAAGTAGTATTGCAAACAGTAAACGCTATTCGATGCGCGACATGAATTGGGATGGTGCTGCAGATCGAATTTCATTGGTCAATAATGGTTTTCAAATTGACCTATATAATCCATCTACTTCGTCTTTTGATACAACTTTCGAAGTGTCCAATGATGGGACCCAGGTTAAGCAGTTTGATGTGAACTGGGACGGTACTTTAGATTCTGTTTCGTTCTATACATTCTTTTTTAATGGAACTGGCTTTCACGTAAAGAATGGTTCTGATGATAGCAACACAGACGTTGTCTTTGATTATAACGAAACGGTTCCAGTTCCACCAAATCCGGCGTTGATGGCATCGGATAGCGCTAAAGTTTATAGTAACTTTGTGAATACTAAAACATTTGCCGATGTAGATGGAGATGCGAAGGCAGATTTTATCCGTTTTCAAAGTGGAACTATTTATGTTTCTTATTCTCGTAGTAAAAACAATGGTCTCTTTTATTCAAATGGGGGAGACGTTAGTTTCCAGGCGGCTTCTTTTTCAGTTGCAATGGATACGAATCTGGATGGACGCTCCGATTTTATTGGTTTCAGGGGGTCGATGCGAAATTTAGTCAATGATACTTTTGTCAATAATCTTCATTCATTTGAAAGGAACCAAACAGCTCATAGTAATGCTTTGAATATTGATTATGTTGAGCCTTCTTATTCCAAGAAAATTTCTCAAGGGCTCCTTACTGAAATATCAAGCATACAAGAAAAAGGAATTCAAATTAATTATGCGAATACCTATGATTCATCAAATTCAAGTGTGGTGAATGCAATTAATACGAGTTCGATAGGCGCATTCTTGAAGCCAAATTTAACTTCATATTCTGTAGCGACGAACGTATATACTCAGGTTGCCGATGGTCTCGGGGAATCGGAGTCTTATGTTTTTGAAAACGGAAGAACTTATATTCAAGATCAAGATAATCGTTCAATGATGGGTTTTGCAAAAATTACAATATCGGAGACCCTGACTGGAAGAAAAAATATTAGCCAGTACCAAGGCGCTAACCCTAATTTCGTCGGAATTGAAACTAAACGCGATGAGTATCTTAATAACCAATTAATCTCAACGGCAACTTTCGTTTACGGACAGGTTAGTAGTCCATTCGGGACAATAAATATTCGTAAAAATCAAGATATTTCGACCAAATATCAGAACGGAGCAGCTCTATCTACTCTGCAAGCGGATTATACATATGATGCTTACAATAACGTTCTTTCTAAGGTTATACAAATCGATGCAGATACTTCTCTAACTTTGAGAGAAGATTCTACCTATTTTGTATCTCTATCAGATTGGGTTTTAGGGGAGGTTGCCCAGTTTCAGAAATCGCAAGGCGGAAATTTGAGTTCTCAAACTGAGTTCGTATATTCCAATCATTTGATCACCGATCGAAAAACTTTGATTAAGCCTTCGACAACGGAATATGCTGTACAAACTTTCCTTTCTTATGATAGTTTTGGAAATCCAACGTCGATTCGAGATCCGAATGGTAATATTTCCTTGTTGGAATATGATGCAATTACCCACAATTACATTACAAAAACTACAGATTCTACGGGCTTACAAACGAGTCGAATTTATGATTATATTTTTGGAAAAGAACTTTCGGCCATCGATGCGAATGGTAATCGATCAGAAAATCTTTATGATTATTTTGGAAGACTGATTGGAGTTAAATATTCCGGTGAATCGGACTGGTCTGAAGTTGTTGAATACATTCAAACTGGAAGCCCGGCAGGAGAAAAAGTTAAACGAACAATTCATGATTTAAAAACTGGCGATTCATGGACACAGGAATCGCATGATGCTTTCGGTAGAACAATTAAAACGGAAAAATTAATCGCGGATGCAATTGTCTTTTCCCAAGATACCGTCTTTAATTCAAATGGCTCTATAAGGAGTAAGAATGAGCCTTACCTTGGAACTGCACCCTTTTTAACAACCGTCTATACTTATGATACTGAAAATAATGTGGTAAAAAGTTCCGATACTTCAGGCAAAATAACTGATATTAGTTATTCGGGATATGATACGACAACGATCGTGAGTGTGAATGGAACCCAAATTGATTCTTTAACTGAAACTAAAAATCAACTGAATCAAGTTTTGTCTAAGGTGAGGAATGGGAAAACAATAAAATACAGCTACAATCCACAAGGGTCGATTGCTAAGATCACTGATCCACAAGGGTTGAATACTGTTATTTCTTATGATCTACTTGGAAATAAACTAAATCAAACAAATCCTGATACTGGTGTTACGACTTTCATAAACTCTCCAACGGGCACTGTGTTAGAACAAAGAAATGCGAATGGATCATTCAGCACTTATCAATATGACTCTGCTGATCGTTTGACTAAAATAATAGGTCATCATTCTAACGGAACAACGCAGAGTGTACAATTTACTTATGATGAATCATCCTCAGGTAATGGGAAAGGTAAACTTACTTCTGTGATGGACTCTATTGGAAAAACGGAGTTTCAATACGATACAAGAGGCAATCAAACTAAAATAAAGAAAACCTTAAACCAAGAAGATTTAACTCTTATCTTCTTGAAAGATTATGATCTTGGAAATCGAGTCACTTCAGTTACATATCCAGATGGCACTGTAATTCACAATAATTACACTGTTAGCGGTTATCTAACATCAGTTACAATGGATACTGCGGATGGAAGTAGTATTGGGCATTCCGTTGTGAATTACGCGGGGCCACTAATGGAAGGCGGAAAATTTAAAGTCTTAAGAAATGTCGGAAATGGGGTACAAACAAATATTTATTTTGATCCTATTTTTAGAAGACCGACTGAAGTAATTAGCGGTTTAGATTCGGATATTTACGAAAGTTTGAAATATGAATATGATTTGGCAGGAAATATTACAAAAATTGAAGACCTGCGAAATCCTGGGAGAACTCAAATCTTTCAATATGATCAATTTAATCGTATAGTAAATTCAAACGGAAAATATGGAACTGAGGAATATCAATATTCTGACGACGGAAATTTAATTAAAAAGGGCGCAAATAATTATTCTTATAGCGGTGCTAATTCTCACGCAGTTACACAGATTAATTCTCCGCAAGGAAATCAACTTTATTCATATGATAACTCCGGCTTAATGACGAATAGAGATGGGGATACTTTAGAATATGATCCGATGGGAAAGCTTCAGAGAATTTTGACAAAAGATAGTGAGGTGATGACCTTTGATTATGATTATAAAGGTTCTCGCTTAAGAAAGAGCAAACAATCTGATTCATCAAGTGTAATTAGCATTGATGGTTTATATGAAATTAGTTTTCGACCTGGCTTTACTCCTCTCCATACAATTTATATTAAAGGTATTGAAGATGAAGTAGTCGCGCAAATTGGTCTTCAAAATGTAAGTCTATTGTCAGATGCTAATTTTTCATCAAAGGAAACAGAGTTTGCTGCATTTGCTTTAAGCCCTAAAGATTCGATTTGCAAAGGGATATCGATTGATTGTTTGCAATATTTTAAAAATCGTATTGTAAGCGAAGCGAATTATCCTATAGCCTTACGTTGGGTATTTGATATTAGGGATGGTAAAATTGGGAATAAATTCCGATTAGGAATCCTGTCATTGTTCGGGGTCTTCGTTATCTGTTTCGTTGGTTGGGTTTTATATGGAACTCCTAAGTTTAGGAATTTGAAGCCAATTGATGCAGGTGTGACCCCTATTTTAATTCTCAGTGTATTCATGAGTTTTAATTTCTTTTCTTGCGGGATTCTGCCGGGAACAGGAAGTAAAAATGGAGACCCTCCTTGGATAGCGTTACCCTCGACGATTCCTGTTGACACTCCTTCTGTATCCAATCCTGGTACTAGTGGTGGATCTAACTTAGGTGGAAGTCCGGTTCCTGGAATGATTTTTTTTCATCCGAATCATTTAGGCTCTATCACTATGGCGACAAACGGAGTAGGAAAACCTATTTCAGGTGGCTCGGCCATTGGAACCAGCTATGTTTCTTATAAGCCCTATGGGGAAATTTTAAGAACTGATTCTTATGGACCAGATGCCTTTCGATACAAATATTCAGGGCAAGAAGAAGATAAAGAAACAGGCTTACTTTTTTACAAATCGAGGTATTATGACCCTAACTTAGGAAGATTTCTACAAGCAGATTCGCATTTAGATTCTGAAAGCATAGTTGGAAGCAATTTATTTATGTATGTCAATGGCAATCCGATGCAATACAATGATCCGACTGGGAATAATGCATGGATTCATATGTTTAATCGTATAGTCGGTCATATGCTTGGTAAGAGTTTTGGAAAGAGTGGTCTCAATAAAATAGGTCATAATTTTTCACATGGAATTTATAATTCGATGGCTAAAGCTTCGAATTGGATAGCTGCACGAGTATCTGTAAAAAGCTGGCTTAGGCCCATCATTAGAGATAAAATGGTTAAGGATAGCCAAAAGACTTTTATACGTCAAACAGCAAGGGAAATTCAGAACTTAGCAATATGGACCGTCGCTACCGGAAATTATCAGATGGGGCAAACAATATTTAACGAAATTCTTTTGCCATCAATACAAAACGGCATTATTACGAACTGGGTTATTTTGCCGATTGCGGCTAATTTTCTAACGAATCAAGTCGGATCGCATTTGAACGAGATCGTAACTTCTTCTTCGGCAGCAGGTATTTTAACCGGTAGCGCCTGGGTTGGAGGACTTGTTTTAACATATCGAGTAACAACGCTTGCAATTCATTACTATAATATGTATCGAGATTTTGCTAAATTTCAAGAGTTGAATAAGAATGTAAGTACATTAACGTGTTTGGAAAAAAACAAGAGTAATAGCGCAATATGTTTTCTATGA
- a CDS encoding SBBP repeat-containing protein: MNEIKSIISKLLLVLITIGAFSNCKNEKKGSSDLELLSLLQLLSGFSLPGPKPEWTRILGGTSGGVQVKSITSDLNSNVYITGQAGGNVDGQVITGFYDLFITKYNSSGSKQWTRLMGVAGDQTIAYGIISDSSGNIYTVGETNGALDGEAFFGTPDFADRNFFIVKFDSNGNKQWTRLLGVTGYTSASSVTTDTIGNVYVTGTSISGLDGQTFSGGGAGYFIVKYNSSGTKQWTKLFAGPKPTGIACDPNGKIYLTGLTSSNMTTMDGIAIAGTNDAFLIQFDSNGNKAWTKLTGAAGKDTRSNGITTDSSGNIYLTGSTNGSIDDQIKSGGVLDLLIIKFDSSGNRIWTRQVGFTGNLFAVSNKTSTGMGIKVGKDQELYVTGFTNGNLDNQLHSDPTSDKSNVFLTKYDFRGNKIWTSITGQKGYISEAYSIATDPQGHPYLTGYTNGPLNGESLAGSGSNLFVIKYQ, from the coding sequence ATGAACGAAATCAAATCAATAATTAGTAAGCTATTATTAGTTCTGATTACGATCGGAGCATTTTCCAATTGTAAAAATGAAAAAAAAGGGTCGAGTGATCTTGAGTTACTTTCTCTCTTACAATTATTATCTGGTTTCAGTCTTCCAGGACCGAAGCCAGAATGGACTCGAATATTAGGAGGCACCTCAGGAGGAGTTCAAGTTAAATCTATAACTTCTGATTTGAATAGTAATGTTTATATAACAGGGCAAGCAGGTGGCAATGTGGATGGCCAAGTTATCACAGGCTTTTACGATCTTTTTATTACGAAATACAACTCTTCAGGTTCGAAGCAATGGACTAGATTAATGGGAGTCGCCGGAGACCAAACAATCGCGTACGGAATCATATCCGATTCTTCGGGGAATATCTATACAGTTGGAGAAACAAATGGAGCTTTAGATGGAGAAGCATTCTTTGGAACTCCTGATTTCGCCGATCGTAATTTTTTCATTGTTAAGTTTGATTCCAATGGAAATAAACAATGGACCCGATTATTAGGCGTAACTGGTTACACGAGCGCTTCATCAGTAACGACAGATACTATAGGAAATGTCTATGTAACGGGTACATCAATAAGTGGCCTGGATGGACAAACTTTTTCCGGCGGTGGAGCCGGATATTTCATTGTAAAGTATAACTCTTCCGGAACAAAGCAATGGACAAAGCTGTTTGCCGGTCCAAAACCTACTGGCATAGCTTGCGATCCCAACGGAAAAATTTACTTAACTGGTTTAACAAGTAGTAATATGACCACTATGGATGGAATTGCTATTGCTGGAACAAACGATGCCTTCTTAATCCAATTCGATTCTAATGGGAATAAAGCTTGGACGAAGCTAACAGGAGCAGCTGGAAAGGATACACGTTCAAATGGTATTACAACAGACTCGTCTGGAAATATTTATCTCACCGGATCTACAAACGGAAGTATTGACGATCAAATAAAATCTGGCGGTGTATTGGATTTGCTCATTATAAAATTTGATAGTAGTGGGAATCGAATTTGGACCCGTCAGGTAGGCTTTACTGGGAATCTCTTTGCAGTTTCAAATAAGACCTCTACAGGTATGGGAATCAAAGTTGGAAAAGACCAAGAACTGTATGTAACTGGTTTCACAAATGGCAATTTAGACAATCAACTCCATTCAGATCCGACAAGTGATAAAAGTAATGTATTCCTAACTAAATACGATTTTCGTGGGAACAAAATTTGGACCTCAATTACTGGACAAAAAGGATATATTTCCGAAGCCTATTCAATCGCAACCGACCCTCAAGGACACCCTTACTTAACCGGTTATACAAATGGACCTTTAAATGGGGAATCTCTTGCAGGTAGTGGATCAAACCTGTTCGTAATAAAATACCAATGA
- a CDS encoding CPBP family intramembrane glutamic endopeptidase, whose translation MYPKIKNVIYVTLSFLIVQFIIALVSIRVRNSAFSEWASSYSLLGLSSISCLLFSFYAMKRSQINLKELLVMKVNSSNFLFASLLIAFALHILGAFLSGLILRKSAISQEVVTSFVTNAPKDNVQENMIFLYFTTIVLAPFSEEIYFRGFIFWGLLKNYSFRISLFVSSILFAFVHINPSQMPGAILIGLFSGFVLYRSKNILFSILVHLTYNTLVFVLPFLIINLGLHSENYFHLKVGWYTIDLIDFLGFVSILIGLPLFLKFDKRLKDEFNIPETSRSYL comes from the coding sequence GTGTATCCAAAAATTAAAAATGTAATCTACGTTACTTTATCATTCCTTATTGTTCAGTTTATTATCGCTCTGGTTAGCATTAGGGTCAGAAATTCTGCATTTTCTGAATGGGCTTCGAGTTACTCTTTATTGGGTTTAAGCAGTATCAGTTGTCTTCTATTCTCTTTTTATGCAATGAAGAGAAGTCAGATTAATCTTAAAGAGTTGTTAGTTATGAAAGTAAATTCTTCTAACTTCTTATTCGCTTCCTTACTAATTGCATTTGCATTGCATATTCTCGGAGCTTTTCTATCCGGTTTGATTTTGAGAAAAAGTGCTATATCGCAAGAAGTAGTAACAAGTTTTGTAACGAATGCGCCAAAGGACAATGTACAAGAAAATATGATTTTCCTCTATTTTACAACTATCGTATTAGCCCCTTTTTCTGAAGAAATATATTTTCGCGGATTTATATTTTGGGGATTGTTGAAGAATTACTCATTCCGAATTTCACTATTCGTTTCATCTATTCTATTTGCATTTGTTCATATTAATCCTTCGCAAATGCCAGGCGCAATTCTAATTGGGTTATTTTCCGGTTTTGTTTTATATAGGAGCAAAAATATACTTTTTTCTATCTTAGTTCATTTAACTTACAACACCCTTGTTTTTGTCCTTCCATTTCTTATCATCAATTTAGGTCTGCACAGTGAAAATTATTTTCATCTTAAGGTAGGTTGGTACACAATTGATTTGATTGATTTTTTAGGTTTTGTTTCGATTCTAATCGGTCTTCCTTTATTTCTAAAGTTTGATAAAAGATTGAAAGACGAATTCAATATTCCTGAAACAAGTAGAAGTTATCTTTAA
- a CDS encoding epimerase, with product MKVIITGTTGMVGEGVLLECLQNPEVTEILSVSRNPIGISHRKLKELIIPDFSKLPENDKRLTGYDACFYCAGISSYGKTEEEYRHITYDTTLAFAKALKPNSKLTFIYVSGGGTDSSEKGRSMWARVKGKTENDLFKLPFKQAFGFRVGIMEPIEGQKRVLGYYGYVSWLFPLIRIVLPKIINKMQEVGQAMIYLTKNGYEKSVIKVEDVTILSRQRGVNARVIFLLILHTVFQYQSFLEESRMTLFNLMA from the coding sequence ATGAAAGTAATTATCACAGGTACAACAGGTATGGTAGGAGAAGGCGTTCTCCTAGAATGTCTGCAGAATCCAGAAGTTACCGAAATTTTGAGTGTAAGTCGAAATCCAATTGGCATTTCTCATCGGAAACTAAAGGAACTTATTATACCCGATTTTTCCAAATTACCTGAAAATGATAAAAGGTTAACCGGCTATGATGCCTGTTTCTATTGTGCGGGGATAAGTAGCTATGGTAAAACGGAAGAAGAATACCGACATATTACGTATGATACAACTTTGGCATTTGCTAAGGCTTTAAAGCCTAATTCTAAATTGACCTTTATCTATGTTAGTGGCGGTGGAACCGATAGTTCTGAAAAAGGGCGTTCCATGTGGGCTAGAGTAAAGGGTAAAACCGAAAATGACTTATTTAAACTTCCGTTTAAACAAGCATTTGGATTCCGGGTAGGCATTATGGAGCCAATTGAAGGTCAGAAGAGAGTCTTAGGATATTACGGTTACGTTTCTTGGCTTTTCCCTCTAATTAGAATTGTCTTACCAAAAATCATAAACAAGATGCAAGAGGTAGGTCAGGCTATGATCTACCTTACAAAAAATGGATATGAGAAGAGTGTAATAAAAGTAGAAGACGTTACAATTCTATCGAGACAAAGAGGTGTTAACGCCAGAGTGATCTTCCTTTTAATTTTGCATACAGTCTTTCAATATCAGTCGTTCTTAGAAGAATCGAGAATGACATTATTTAATTTGATGGCTTAA